The proteins below come from a single Methanolobus chelungpuianus genomic window:
- a CDS encoding aminotransferase class I/II-fold pyridoxal phosphate-dependent enzyme: MRKTCRPSRFVADVTKKVPPSGIRRYFDLASEIDDVISLGVGEPDFVTPWHIREACIHSLECGETSYTSNYGLLELREEISGFFTDKFTTTYDPKSEILVTSGVSEALDLAIRAITNPGDEIIIPQPSYVAYTPSVMFAGGVPVPADTCLENEFKLHAEDLEDVITEKTKALILNYPNNPTGATMGRKDLEAIADVVAEHDIMVISDEVYDCLTYNGKHTCFASLDGMKDRTILLNGFSKAYAMTGFRMAYALAPREIIASMMLIHQYSMLCAPILAQIGAIEALRNGTREMERMVRDYDRRRNLIVSGLNRIGLDCFVPTGAFYAFPSVESTGLTSEEFAERLLFEQKVVTIPGNVFGKAGDGFLRCSYATSREEIEKALARLEEFVEGL; this comes from the coding sequence ATGCGAAAAACATGCCGCCCCTCCAGATTTGTTGCGGATGTGACTAAGAAGGTCCCTCCATCCGGTATACGCCGCTATTTCGATCTTGCGTCGGAGATAGATGATGTCATATCCCTTGGCGTAGGTGAGCCTGATTTCGTGACTCCCTGGCATATAAGGGAAGCATGCATCCACTCCCTGGAATGTGGTGAGACATCTTATACTTCCAACTATGGCCTGCTTGAGCTTCGCGAGGAGATATCCGGGTTCTTTACTGATAAGTTCACGACCACCTACGATCCTAAATCAGAGATCCTTGTAACATCGGGTGTAAGTGAGGCATTGGATCTGGCCATACGTGCGATCACAAATCCCGGGGATGAGATAATAATTCCCCAGCCCTCTTATGTCGCATACACGCCTTCGGTAATGTTTGCCGGAGGAGTTCCTGTTCCTGCGGACACCTGCCTGGAGAACGAGTTCAAGCTGCATGCGGAGGACCTTGAGGACGTCATAACGGAAAAGACGAAGGCCCTGATCCTTAACTATCCGAACAACCCTACCGGCGCCACCATGGGCAGAAAGGATCTGGAGGCTATCGCCGATGTGGTGGCCGAGCATGACATCATGGTGATATCCGATGAGGTGTATGATTGTCTTACTTACAACGGGAAACACACCTGTTTTGCTTCACTCGACGGCATGAAGGACAGGACAATATTGCTCAACGGCTTCTCTAAAGCCTATGCAATGACCGGTTTCAGGATGGCATATGCACTGGCCCCCCGCGAGATCATAGCCTCCATGATGCTCATTCATCAATATTCCATGCTGTGCGCCCCGATCCTGGCCCAGATAGGAGCCATCGAAGCCCTCCGCAACGGCACCCGTGAAATGGAGCGCATGGTCCGTGACTACGACCGCCGCCGAAACCTTATCGTCAGCGGCCTCAACAGGATAGGCCTTGATTGCTTCGTGCCCACAGGTGCATTCTATGCCTTCCCGAGCGTCGAGAGCACAGGCCTCACTTCCGAGGAGTTCGCCGAGAGGCTGCTCTTTGAACAGAAGGTCGTCACGATTCCCGGCAACGTGTTCGGCAAGGCCGGAGACGGCTTCCTGCGCTGCTCCTATGCGACCTCAAGGGAAGAGATTGAGAAGGCGCTGGCGAGACTCGAGGAATTTGTGGAAGGGCTGTGA